Proteins encoded in a region of the Patagioenas fasciata isolate bPatFas1 chromosome 21, bPatFas1.hap1, whole genome shotgun sequence genome:
- the LOC136110669 gene encoding dynein axonemal heavy chain 9-like: protein MRALPAARQPAPCPPPGAQRSVARSQARRAGGRGEAGAGASCRSAEEPRARVIVPILTNKKNRQGWPQVVSQDIVRHVHNLKSTIFTVVGQVDGKTLLPLPAGSEGIEDIDLENEKSMERIDKSLVYAMESAITDWSHQIQEALKKESSEPLLQGSNPNPKVELEFWKNRCDDLECIYNQLTTRKVRNMMELLERVESSYIPAFKTMLMDVEAALTEAQDVHLHLTPLKRRLEDVERVEFSEVKPFLLPLLHVVCLIWVTSKHYNMPVRIVVLLQEICNLLIEQALVYLSPEDLLKGDMEESLGKVRMVLGILNMFKEAFEERREKLHMYYEPGQEVREWDFSSTMVFARLDTFLKRLEMVEDLLATSLDLMKLEKIEFSGIKGKTLGQQVLDMYEEFQEAYKVFSERTYDCLDLTNTDFEQDAFGFQQKVEDMDRRLGTIFIQAFDDASNLDHAFKLLDMFGSLLERPVVAADAAGKYSVLISMFSRALDHARLIYSRHIQAELKLAAWTLLKEEG, encoded by the exons atgcgcgctctccccgccgcccggcaaccggccccctgccccccgccaggtgcccaacggtcagtcgctcggagtcaagcccgtcgggcgggcggtcgcggggaggccggcgcgggagcgtcttgccgatcggccgaggaaccccgcgcgcgg gtgatcgtgcccatcctaacgaacaagaagaaccgtcagggctggccacaagtggtgtcacaagacatcgtgcgtcatgtccacaacctcaaaagtaccattttcacagttgttggccaagtagacggcaagaccttgctgcctctcccagctggctcagagggaattgaggacattgatctggaaaatgagaaatc catggaacggatagataaatctctggtgtatgccatggagtcggccatcacagactggagccaccagatccaggaggcactgaagaaagagtcttcagagcctctcctgcaaggcagcaatccgaacccgaaggtggagctggagttctggaagaacag gtgtgatgacctggaatgcatttacaaccagctgacaacgaggaaggtcaggaacatgatggagctgctggagagagttgagagcagctacatcccagccttcaaaaccatgctaatggatgttgaggcag ctttgactgaagctcaggacgttcacctgcacctgacacccctcaagcgccgcttggaagacgtagagagggttgagttcagcgaggtgaagcctttcctgctccccctgctccacgtggtgtgtttgatctgggtcacctccaagcactacaacatgcccgtgcggatagtggtgctgctccaggagatctgcaaccttctcattgagcag gccctggtgtacctgtctccagaagaccttctgaaaggggacatggaggagagcctgggcaaggtgcgaatggtgctcggtatcctgaacatgttcaaagaggcatttgaggagagaagggaaaaactgcacatgtattatgaaccaggccaagaagtgagggagtgggacttcagctccacgatggtgtttgcgaggctggacaccttcctgaagaggctggagatggtggag gatctcctggcaacttccttggacttgatgaagctggagaaaattgaattcagtgggattaaagggaagaccctgggtcagcaggtcctggacatgtatgaggaattccaggaggcatacaaggtgttttcagagcgaacctatgactgtcttgacctgaccaacacg gactttgagcaggatgcctttggtttccagcagaaagtagaagacatggaccgtcggctgggcaccattttcatccaggcttttgatgacgcctccaacttggaccacgccttcaag ctgctggacatgttcgggagccttttggagcgaccggtagtcgctgcagatgctgctggcaaatactccgtcctcatcagcatgttcagcagggccctggaccacgccaggctgatctactcccggcacatccaggcagagctgaagctcg